In Phragmites australis chromosome 18, lpPhrAust1.1, whole genome shotgun sequence, the genomic window accattcaaaaatatcgaacaacacttgttctttattatgaattcataaccgtcttcttccaaacatgaagaagagataatgtttttgcccaaggcaggaatataataacaattatttaattccaaaactaatcctgagggtagcgataaggagtaaacgccaacggccaacgcagcaacttttgcaccattgccgacgcgagcatccagttcgcctcttgcacacttcctagtccttttcagtccctgcaacgatttgcaagtatgaatcattgatccggtatcaaatacccatgaatcatcaggacgagtagcaagattaatttcaataacatttatacctgaagatgaagtcttacttcccttcttctttttgagttcttccaagtacaatttgcagttcctccgccaatgaccagtcttatggcagtggtggcaagagtcagaagcggcagggccagccttgggctttccaacaggtttaggcttagaactcgagatctcatccgaagttttagccttgtccttgcgctttctcttcttgctatccttttgaaccatcatcacatgactagagctcttcttaatgctttcctcagcagtttttagcatcccatgcaattcagccatgcttttctccatgctgttcatatgaaagttcaaaatgaacggctcgaagctcgcagggagcgactggagaattacatccatagccaactcagggctaaggggaaaaccaagtttttccaggctttcaatgtaaccaatcattttgatcacatgaggactgactggactgccttctgttaacctgcacgcaaacaaggactttgaggtgttgtacctctcggcccgagcttggttctcaaacatgcctcggagtcccacaatcatatcatgggcatccctgttctcatattgcttctgaagctcagaggacatacaggcaagcatgaggcagctaacatccagtgaatcgttggtgtgcttctcataagccctccgatccgcggcaggagcattatcagctggttcatcaggataggggacctctagaacatattcctttttctcttgtttgagaacaattctcagatttctataccaatcaataaagtttgttccagaaagcttctctttttcaagaatcgatcgcaaattaaaactggaagtgttactagcggccggtgccatgatctacaacagaaaatgcaagttcagcactatgcctatgtgaatcttctattaaacaatttaacaaaagatactccactatatgtgttttccctctaacaacatatagaggatcaagatccatattcaactaagttctagtgagctttggcatcactgctagaaacttagtgacataggtaagcaacgccttgctaatcacatccctatgtgactcttgtttgctgggtggcatcgaatgccccggcgcccaacatcatgccccaaagcccaaaaccgttttgatagctttatcaagtaaac contains:
- the LOC133899714 gene encoding uncharacterized protein LOC133899714, translated to MNSMEKSMAELHGMLKTAEESIKKSSSHVMMVQKDSKKRKRKDKAKTSDEISSSKPKPVGKPKAGPAASDSCHHCHKTGHWRRNCKLYLEELKKKKGSKTSSSGTEKD